TTACGCCATGCCCAGCTACAAAGTCAAACTGAAATGCAAACGAGAAATCGCAGAGGAAACGATGGCGTTCCATTTTGAAAAGCCTGAAGGTTTTATCTACAAAGCCGGGCAATTCGCTGACTGTACCCTGATCAACCCTGATGAAACAGACACCGAGGGGAACACACGAGCATTTTCATTGGCAAGCGCTCCTTACGAAGACGATCTTATGGTGGCGACACGAATGCGTGACACTGCGTTCAAACGGGTATTAAAAACCATGGAACTGGGTATGGAAATGACACTGAATGCGCCGTATGGCTCGTTCACGCTGCACAACAATGAGAGCGTTCCTGCCGTTTTTCTCACCGGCGGCATTGGCATTACGCCGGTGAGAAGCATTGTTCTTCAAGCGATTCACGATAGGGTTTCCCATCGAATCTTGGTCTTTTATTCAAACCGAAAGCCGGAAGATGCGGCGTTTCTGGATGATTTGAAAGAATCTCGCACTGCAAATCCAAACTATACCTTTGTCGGTACGATGACGCAGATGGAAAAGTCCAGCCGCGAGTGGCATGGGGAAACCGGCGTTATCAGCAAGGCCATGCTTCTGAAATTCATCGATGATTTGACGTTTCCCATCTACTACATCGACGGCCCGCCCGCTATGGTAAAGGCGATACGGCAAATACTGAGCGAAGCGGGGGTTGACGACGACAACATCCGCACAGAAGAGTTTTCAGGCTACTGATGACGACTTAGGCACTTACTCAAGGAGAACACCATGCGTGTTGCCGCACAACCCTTGACTACAGAGGACGCCGCACTGTCTCCCTGGTGGTTACGCACCGTATTGATCGTGATGGTGCTGGGCTTTGCAGGCCTGATCGTTATCACTTCGCTGGCCTACCGCAACGTTCCGCCGATCCCCGCGCAGGTGCTTGATGCGCAAGGTGTTCGCCTGTTTACCGGTGATGACATCAGCTCAGGCCAAGCTATCTTTCTCAAATACGGATTGATGAACAACGGCAGTATCTGGGGACATGGCGCCTACCTGGGGCCCGATTACTCGGCCGAGGCATTGCACCGTATCGGCGAGGATACCGCCACGGTCATTGCGCGGCAGCAATACCAACAGCCGCTGGTGGCGCTGACGCCTGGCCAACGGGCGGCCGTGTATGCGCAAACGGCGGTCGAGTTAAAAACCAATCGTTACGACGCTGCCAGCGCAACCTTGCACCTGACCCTGCCGGAAACTGCCGCTTACCACCGGCAGATGACTTACTGGACGGATTACTTCCTCGATCCCGCCCGTAATGGCGGGCTCAAGCGGGGACTGATCGGAGACCCGACTGAATTGCGGCAGTTTTCCGCATTCGTCACCTGGGCGGCGTGGGCATCCGTGGCCAACCGTCCCGGCGAGAATTATTCCTATACCAACAACTTTCCGTACGATCCCCACGTGGGCAATACGCCGATACCCGACGCACTGCTGTGGAGTGCATTGAGTCTTATCGTGCTGCTGGCCGGTATCGCCAGCGTGCTGTTGATGTTCGGCAAGTTCGATTATCTTGGCTGGATCAGCGCTGGGCACCATGTACACCCTCATCTGTTGCCGGGCCAAGCCAGCGCCGGCCAGCGGGCACTGGTGAAATTCTTCGTGGTAATGGCGCTGCTGTTTCTTGCGCAGACTTTGGTGGGTGGCGCGGTGGCGCATTATCGAGCCGATCCCGACAGTTTTTACGGCTTTCAGCTAGAACGGCTATTTCCCAGCAATTTGATGCGCACTTGGCATCTGCAGACCGCGGTTTTCTGGATCGCTACCGCTTATGTTGCCGCGGCCTTGTTTCTCGGCCGTTCGCTGCGCAATGATGAACCACGCGGGTTCGCTATCTGGATTCATCTGCTGTTCGGCGCCTTCGTCGTGGTCATCGGCAGCAGCCTGTTGGGTGAATGGGCGGGTATCTCGCAAATGTTGGGTCAATGGTGGTTCTGGCTTGGTAATCAGGGCTGGGAATACCTGGAGATCGGCCGCCTATGGCAATACCTGCTGATCGCCGGTCTGCTGGCATGGTTTGCGATCTTATTAAAGCTGGCGCAACCGGAGACTTTGAGCGAACCGGCCGCGAAACCTTTGGTCAGACTGTTCCTGCTGGCTTCCCTGGCGATCCCGCTGTTCTACACGCCAGCCCTTTTCTTTGGCGCCAAGACCCATTTCACCGTGGTCGATACTTGGCGCTTCTGGATCATTCATCTATGGGTCGAAGGTTTCTTCGAGTTCTTCGTAACCACGATGGTGGCGCTGCTGTTTTATCAACTGGGCCTTACTCGGCGCAACGTGGCGCTGCGAGTGATTTACCTCGACGCCATCCTGTATTTCGCCGGTGGTTTGATCGGCACCGGCCATCACTGGTATTTTACCGGCCAGAGCAGCTTCAACATGGCGCTGTCGGCAATGGTTTCGGTACTGGAAGTGGTGCCGTTGACGCTGCTGACCCTGGATGCGTGGGATTTCGTGCGCACCACGCGCGCCGACTGCGATGTCTGCGGCAAATCGGTGGCCGTACCGCATAAATGGACGTTCTACTTCTTGATGTCCGTGGGCTTCTGGAACTTCGTCGGCGCCGGCATCTTCGGCTTCCTAATCAACCTGCCGATCGTCAGCTACTATGAAGTCGGCACCCAACTGACGCCCAACCATGGCCATGCCGCGATGATGGGCGTATTCGGCATGCTGGCGATTGCGCTAATGGTCTTCGTGTTGCGCCAAACCAGCAGCGATGCGCACTGGACCCGCATCGAAAAATACGTTAAGGTCGGATTTTGGGGTACCAATGTCGGCCTGATGCTGATGTTAACGATGAGCTTGTTTCCCAGCGGCGTGTTACAGGTCTGGGATGTAGTCCAGCATGGGTACTGGCACGCGCGCAGCCTTGATTACATCGGTAGCGAGCGATCGCGACTGATCGAATGGCTACGGCTGCCGGGTGACTTGGTATTTATCCTATTCGGTGCCATACCGTTGGTGATCGCATCAATCAAAGGCTGGCTGGGGGTCCACCGACAGTCGACGGATTGACAATCCTTCCATGAAACGCCATACGGCAGTGTGCGGATGGTTTTATCGGGGTTGTAAGCCGGAACCCCAGAAAATTTTATTCCTTGATGCTGATTCCGAGTAAAACGGCCAGGCCTTCCGATACAGCCCAGCCAGATTTTGAACGCTGGAGATCGGCCATTTTTTGCCGATTAAAGAGAGGACAATAAACGACCGGTTAATCTGCTTCAACGCATGATTTCCTAAACGTGCTAATCACCGCACCCTGCTTCTTCCACAGCAGGATCGTCGTAATAGAGGGAAGACATAAAGCTCTCCTTACGAAAAATTTTGAATATCCGAATATAGCCTGCAACCCACATTTTCATCCTCTGATCTCATTGACGGCTTAGGGTCAAATTGGGAAAAATCGGGCGGAGCCGCACCGTACCCCAACGACTATCAGTGATCCGGTGGAGTCCCGGCCTCACACTTCTTGCACGGAAGCTTATAGCCCATCATTGACGCACGGCCTTCCGGCGTGATGACCCAAGGGCGGTTCACCCAAGGCGGATCGTGGCGGGTATGCTGGAAGTGTCCGCACTCCAGCTCAGCCACCCAGTGCTGTTCGGCGTCCTGATGGAAGCCGACGATACTACGTTCCATCATACGTTATTCTCGAAGATAAACGGGTAACTGATGTGTCAACACCTCATCACCTATCACTTTACCCCGTTCCATAAAAGGCGGGCAAAGGGATGCCGTTTTGCAGGCAGCGCTTCAGTCGGCGCAGACCGCGGATGAACCAGGAGACCAGGCTGCGGCGGAGTTTCCTGAAGCTCCAATGGTCGGGGTCATTTTGTTCCCCGGTTTTTTTTCGAGCGGCGTCGGACGCGCCAGGGCGTCGTCCTGGCCGACGCGGACGCACCAGTACATCGCCAGCGCCATGATCAGGACCAGTCGCTCCAGGCGGTCCGCGTGCCAAAGCTGTGAGCTCCCCAGGTCGAAGCCCCGGCCCTTGAAGTCGGAGAACATCGGCTCGATGGCCCAGCGCGCGGCATAGTCCAGCACCGCCGCCCGCGACGGCGGGCAGTCCATCGCGATGATCCAAGGGTCTGGATGCCCGGCTTCGTGGAGGATGCCCAGGTTCGTCATGCGCCCCTGCGTGAACAGCCTCACCCTCGACAAATAACGTTCCGCCACGCCTTGCGCCAACTGACCGGTGGTAGTCTCGTCGCCCTGCCCGGTGTCTGCCAGCACGTTGCCTTTCAGCCGCACCCGGTAGCCCCAACCGTGGGTCTGGATCCAGCCAAATAGCGCGGCTGAGGGGTAGAACCGGTCCGCCGAGAGCAGCACCTGCGCCCCCGCAGGCAGCCAGGCCCGCACCTGCTCCAGCAGCCTTTGCTGACTCTCGAAGCCGATGTTGGCCGGCCCCGCCTCCGCCCGCCAAACTAAGGGCAGCGCCCGGTCGCCGACCCTCAGGGCCACCACCAGCAACGCCATCCGGTCGCCCAAGTCAGTCTGGTCCATAGCCAGCAGCACGGTCTGGCCGTTCCGCGCGGCCTTAGCCAGCGCCTCCCGTGTGAACGGCTCCATCACCCTCGGGGCGAGCAGCAAGGGATTCTTCAGCAAGCGCCTCAGCCATTGTTCGCGCATGTCCTGCCGCTCGGTCTCCAAAGGCAGCAGATTGGCCAGTTCCACGGTGTTCGGCGTCTGGCCTTCGATCATCGCACCCACGGCCAGCGCCAATTTCCCTACCACCGTCTTGCGCAGCCTCGGAAGTGCCCCCGCAAGCCCGTGCTCCACTTCATTCGCCAGTTTTCTTACAGTTCCCAAGCTTACCTTGAATCAAAAGTTGCAGAGGGGGATAGTTTATCTGAAACTGATAGGTGATGAGGTGTCAACACCTTACCGGACACACGGTTAAGCAGCTTTTTGCTGCAATTCGTAGTCTACGGGCGACAAATAGCCGTTGGCGGAATGGAGTCGCTCGCGGTTATAAAACACTTCGATATATTCAAACACAGCCTGCCTAGCGTCATCCCGATTACGAAAAGTCTGATGATGAATCAGCTCAGTTTTCAAGGTATGAAAGAAGCTTTCCGAGACGGGTCGAGTCAGCCGAAGGGAACCTCCCCCTTCAGCTGCTCAAGGAACCGTACGTGAACCTCTCGATTCATACGGCTCTTGTTATTCAGCCACTCAACGCCAAACGCGCCAATATGCAAATAACGGTAATGGGTCAGACCTGCGATTTCGTATGAATATCGAGGCCGAACTCGAGCTTGTTGATGAGCAACCCGATCACCGTGTCGTGCATCAATTCCAGCTTGGAGAAGCAAATCGTCCGCCGCGCCAGGCGTTTGATCCATGTCCTGAAGTTGAGGTTCTTGCGCTCTATTTTCTGGGTGTTGCGCTTGCCCACGTCATGACTGCTTGGGGCGAGGTGGCGGCCGTAAGCCCCCAGTCGTCCGTGAAATACCTGGCGATGTTGAGCGGGGCCAGCAGCGCCTTCAGTTCCTTGAAGACCTCGTCCGTGCGCCTGCCGAACACGTAGGCCAGCACCTTGTGGGTCGCGTGGTCGACGGCGTACCACAGCCAGCGCGGGTTGGCTTTGCTCCCCACAAACGACCATTGCTCGTCCCATTCGGCCGCCCCCAGACGGACCTCCAGCGGCTCGTTAGTGGCCTTGGCGTACCGCGGATTCACTTGCACGAGGGTGGACGCTTTTTTTTAGCGTACTGATCACGGTGCCCTTGCTGATCCTGAGCACCCGCTCCGTGTCCCGAACACCGCTGCTGTTGATGGCCATCTCGACAATCTGCTCCTTGACTCCGGGTTCATAAGCCTTGTATTGGTAGTGGAGCATGAAGGTCTTGGCCGGGCAGTCAGGATTCTGGCAGCGGTACCGCTGGGTGCCGCAGGCACTCAAGCCTGATTTGGTGAGATGAGTGCCGCCGCACTGGGGACAGGTGATTTCTTGGTAACAGGCCATGGGACATAAAGGTTGTAAATTAATTTAGCCTATTATGGAACATTTTTAATATGGAGTGACACGTTTGACCCACTACCCTATTTATCAAAGCAAGTTTGGTGCGCTACTAGTAGATCGTTCCATCAATAAATTTACAGATTGGTCTAAAACACCCCTGATACTTATCCCCCTAATTGCCGGAGGAGAGGATGGCGGGAAAGACGAAACGTGCAGCACTGATATTGACGGAAAACCAAAAGGCAATGCTCAATGAGCTCTGCCGATCACGAACGGCGCCGATGAGGGAGGTTGAGCGGGCCAAGGTTTTGATAGGTTATGCCGATGGCATCACGATTACCGAACTCAATCGGCAGCTTGGCGTCAGTCGGCCCATGATCTACAAATGCATCGATAAAGCCTTGGCTGCGGGCGCACCGATGAGGTTAAAGGACAGGTATCCCCGTCCGCACGAACCGGAAATTAGTGATGAAGCTCGTGCTTAGGTGGCAAGCATCGCTTGCACAAAGCCTACGGAACATAACTTGGCAGCAGAATTGTGGACTCTCTCCGGTCTGGCAAAATTTGTATCCCAAAGCGCCGAAACGGTGGGATTTTCCCGTCTAGCGCACGCGGGTAAAAGTACTATATGGCGTATCCTCAACGAAAACGACATCAAGCCTCATAAGATACGATACGACTTGGAGAAAAGGGATCCGGAATTTGATCGTAACATGCAGGAAGTGCTGCTGGTTTATCAGGAGGTGTCGATTTACACCGACGGAGCCGCTCATCATGGACAACCCCATGCTATCTATACGGTTAGCATTGATGAAAAACCGGGGTTCAGGCCATTGGCCTCACGGCGCCCGATTGACCGCCAGTTCCGGGCAAGCGGCCTACTATTGGGCGAGACTATGAATATAGTCGGCTCGGCACCGTGTCAATGCTGGCTGGAATCGATCTACACTCGGGGCATATCATGGCTAATGTAGAGGATCGGCATCGTAGTTGGGAGTTTATTGCGTTACTCAAGCGATTCGATGAGTACTATCCGCCAGAGGCTGTTATCCGGGTAGTTCTGGACAATCACTCGGCCCACATTTCAAAAGAGACCCTGGCCTATCTTGCAAGCCGACCAGGGCGCTTTGAGTATGTGCATACGCCAAAACACGGCTCTTGGCTCAACCTGACCGAGTGTGCATTCTCTAAAATGGCTAGAACGTTCTTGCGGCACATGAGAGTGAAATCGGTCGACGAACTGAAGGCGCGAATCCTAAAAGGGATCGACGAATTTAATGCTTCACCTGTCGTATTCCGCTGGAATAAATTCGACCTTGGGGTGGCTTAATTTGTAATTGTTTTACTGGAACTCACTACTAGTTAGGGTCAACAACAAAAATCTCCGGTTTCTTATCGTACCATTGCAAGATGGCTTCAAAGGGGGGGCTTCCGCTCTACGGCCTTAGTTTAGCAGGTAGTGGTAGATGGGTCTTTAGCGCGTCCACATTGTCATAGTGGAAACGTTGGGGCGTGTTGGCCTTGACTTTTGTTCATCGCCTCGACCCTGCCGTTCGTCCACGGGTGCTTGACCAGGGTGGTGCGGTGTTCGATCTGTTGGGCCTTGCACAGCGCAACGAACGGATGTTCCTTGTCCTTGGGCTTCTTGGCGTCGGGCAAGGGGTTATAGCTGAACTCGATGCCGTTGTCGGTGAGCAGCTTTTCGACCTTGAACGGATATTGTGCCAAGGCGTTTTCCAGAAAGGCGGTAGCGGTCTCCATGCGCTTGTTATCGTGCAGTTCCAGATAGACGTAGCGGGTAGCACGGTCGATGGCGACGAACAGGTACCTCTTGTCTTTGCCCAAGTTGATTACCGTGGCGTTGCAGGCAACGGTGCAGGTTGGAGCGGGTCAGCGCCGGTATCTGTGGCCGTAACAGATCGTACAGGTCATCCAAGGGCAACAAGGTCTTAGCCGGGTTTCGACGATGACGGCTTCGTTCACCGCGGTCAGCACGCTGCCTTGGCCGGGCTTGCTGCTGCACTTGAGGTCTTCGACCGACGCCCGCTTCCGCCACTTCTGGACAGTTTTGGGGTTGATCCCGTAGCGCTTGGCGAGTTTGACGAGGCTCTCTTGAGCGTCTTGAATTTTTTCTCGGATCGCGTGCGTGGTCGTGGCTGTTCCGTGGAGTACTTGTCCCATCGCTTTTCCTCTTTCAGTTGGGAATAGGTTACACCATTTATGTATGGGACTAAACAGCTAATTAGCCATCCTATGATGCCGCAACTCATAACCGCTTCAATGAGGCCCCGGCACGAGGCCAGGGAAAACCTGCAATCGGACCCGGCCGTCTACACCGATCATTTTGCTTCAATGAGGCCCCGGCACGAGGCCAGGGAAAACTGAGGCATCAGTTCCTATAAACGGGAGCAACTGCTTGCTTCAATGAGGCCCCGGCACGAGGCCAGGGAAAACGATCAGGCGAGCGTCGGTATCGCGGCGCGGGGCAAGCTTCAATGAGGCCCCGGCACGAGGCCAGGGAAAACCTTGCGTGGCATTCAAGTCTACCAAGTACTCTTCGACGCTTCAATGAGGCCCCGGCACGAGGCCAGGGAAAACCTGTTGAAAGTAAACGCGGTAGCCCGGCCCGTAATGCTTCAATGAGGCCCCGGCACGAGGCCAGGGAAAACATCGAGCCGTCCTGTAATGTATACGGCTGCATATCCGCTTCAATGAGGCCCCGGCACGAGGCCAGGGAAAACACTGCCCATGATAGCAGGTTCGATTTTTCATCGCGGGCTTCAATGAGGCCCCGGCACGAGGCCAGGGAAAACAGAAGACGTCGCCGAGGAAATCGAGGAGTCGAAATAGCTTCAATGAGGCCCCGGCACGAGGCCAGGGAAAACCAAGACCGAATGGATCAAATTGACCAGCTTATGGCTGCTTCAATGAGGCCCCGGCACGAGGCCGGGGAAAACAGCTTACCATCACGGCAATTTCCACTTCACCGGCTGCTTCAATGAGGCCCCGGCACGAGGCCAGGGAAAACGTAGATATTGGCTAAGCTGAAGGTCAACCATCATTTGCTTCAATGAGGCCCCGGCACGAGGCCAGGGAAAACTTTTTCAAGGAAGGAAGAAAAAAAAGAATGTCCAGAATGCTTCAATGAGGCCCCGGCACGAGGCCAGGGAAAACGTCGAACGTACATTTGATCGAATCCGTGTCAGTCAGCGCTTCAATGAGGCCCCGGCACGAGGCCAGGGAAAACCTAGACTTAAAGCAATGATGAAAATTACCCACCTATAGCTTCAATGAGGCCCCGGCACGAGGCCAGGGAAAACTGGCGTTGAGCGATAACGTAGGCAATTTGGCGCATCGCTTCAATGAGGCCCCGGCACGAGGCCAGGGAAAACGGCAGGCCGACATTTCGCCGGTATTCGTCATCGACTCGCTTCAATGAGGCCCCGGCACGAGGCCAGGGAAAACCGTGCTGGGCCAGTGTAAAGGCACTAAAATCATCGTGCTTCAATGAGGCCCCGGCACGAGGCCAGGGAAAACAACGGAACGCGATCTTTTTCCGGTAGTTTCTTGTTGTGCTTCAATGAGGCCCCGGCACGAGGCCAGGGAAAACCGTTTCTTCCGCCACTCGAAGCTGGCTGCTGCCGAGCTTCAATGAGGCCCCGGCACGAGGCCAGGGAAAACTTTCGTTATCGCATTAAGTCTAGCCCTGAGTGTGTGGCTTCAATGAGGCCCCGGCACGAGGCCAGGGAAAACCCAAATTATTCGCATTGTCGGCAACGGTTGAAGATGCTTCAATGAGGCCCCGGCACGAGGCCAGGGAAAACATTCTCGAATAAAAATCTAAACATAAATCTACCCCTAGCTTCAATGAGGCCCCGGCACGAGGCCAGGGAAAACGTATCTGGAACTGGTCAATGACTACTCCACCCTGGAGCTTCAATGAGGCCCCGGCACGAGGCCAGGGAAAACCTCGGGAGCGTCAAACTCGACGACCACCACGCCCGGCTTCAATGAGGCCCCGGCACGAGGCCAGGGAAAACTGCCGAGTCCAGGTAGCAATCTGATTCGCGTCACAAGCTTCAATGAGGCCCCGGCACGAGGCCAGGGAAAACGTAATCTGAGTGCTAGGCATAGGTCAGCCTCACATGAGGCTTCAATGAGGCCCCGGCACGAGGCCAGGGAAAACCTTGATCCTCAAACAGGCAGGCCGCTTAGTTATATGCGCTTCAATGAGGCCCCGGCACGAGGCCAGGGAAAACTGCCGTACAGCCAGGGAGGGTTATGCAAGGCCTTATGCTTCAATGAGGCCCCGGCACGAGGCCAGGGAAAACGGTTAAATCGGCACTGAAATTTATCACCGGTTTTGTGCTTCAATGAGGCCCCGGCACGAGGCCAGGGAAAACCGGCGGGATATTGATGCTTGGCTCAAACGCGAACTCGCTTCAATGAGGCCCCGGCACGAGGCCAGGGAAAACGGGCAAGCGGCAGATGATGATGACCGAGGCCGAGTTGCTTCAATGAGGCCCCGGCACGAGGCCAGGGAAAACGACGATGAGCGACTTCGCCGCGGCCTTGGCCGGCATGCTTCAATGAGGCCCCGGCACGAGGCCAGGGAAAACGAGAAAGGGCTGGTATTTACCAGCGACGCGGCGCACGCTTCAATGAGGCCCCGGCACGAGGCCAGGGAAAACGACGCCGTGCAAGCGTTGGCTGGCAGCATTAATCCTTGCTTCAATGAGGCCCGGCACGAGGCCAGGGAAAACGATAATCATCAATGCAGCAGATTACTGCTGCAGGCGAGCTTCAATGAGGCCCCGGCACGAGGCCAGGGAAAACTCAGTTTCTGAAAATGCCCAGTTAATTCGGGCTGGAC
The genomic region above belongs to Methylomicrobium agile and contains:
- a CDS encoding transposase, giving the protein MGTVRKLANEVEHGLAGALPRLRKTVVGKLALAVGAMIEGQTPNTVELANLLPLETERQDMREQWLRRLLKNPLLLAPRVMEPFTREALAKAARNGQTVLLAMDQTDLGDRMALLVVALRVGDRALPLVWRAEAGPANIGFESQQRLLEQVRAWLPAGAQVLLSADRFYPSAALFGWIQTHGWGYRVRLKGNVLADTGQGDETTTGQLAQGVAERYLSRVRLFTQGRMTNLGILHEAGHPDPWIIAMDCPPSRAAVLDYAARWAIEPMFSDFKGRGFDLGSSQLWHADRLERLVLIMALAMYWCVRVGQDDALARPTPLEKKPGNKMTPTIGASGNSAAAWSPGSSAVCAD
- a CDS encoding nitric-oxide reductase large subunit encodes the protein MTTEDAALSPWWLRTVLIVMVLGFAGLIVITSLAYRNVPPIPAQVLDAQGVRLFTGDDISSGQAIFLKYGLMNNGSIWGHGAYLGPDYSAEALHRIGEDTATVIARQQYQQPLVALTPGQRAAVYAQTAVELKTNRYDAASATLHLTLPETAAYHRQMTYWTDYFLDPARNGGLKRGLIGDPTELRQFSAFVTWAAWASVANRPGENYSYTNNFPYDPHVGNTPIPDALLWSALSLIVLLAGIASVLLMFGKFDYLGWISAGHHVHPHLLPGQASAGQRALVKFFVVMALLFLAQTLVGGAVAHYRADPDSFYGFQLERLFPSNLMRTWHLQTAVFWIATAYVAAALFLGRSLRNDEPRGFAIWIHLLFGAFVVVIGSSLLGEWAGISQMLGQWWFWLGNQGWEYLEIGRLWQYLLIAGLLAWFAILLKLAQPETLSEPAAKPLVRLFLLASLAIPLFYTPALFFGAKTHFTVVDTWRFWIIHLWVEGFFEFFVTTMVALLFYQLGLTRRNVALRVIYLDAILYFAGGLIGTGHHWYFTGQSSFNMALSAMVSVLEVVPLTLLTLDAWDFVRTTRADCDVCGKSVAVPHKWTFYFLMSVGFWNFVGAGIFGFLINLPIVSYYEVGTQLTPNHGHAAMMGVFGMLAIALMVFVLRQTSSDAHWTRIEKYVKVGFWGTNVGLMLMLTMSLFPSGVLQVWDVVQHGYWHARSLDYIGSERSRLIEWLRLPGDLVFILFGAIPLVIASIKGWLGVHRQSTD
- a CDS encoding helix-turn-helix domain-containing protein → MGQVLHGTATTTHAIREKIQDAQESLVKLAKRYGINPKTVQKWRKRASVEDLKCSSKPGQGSVLTAVNEAVIVETRLRPCCPWMTCTICYGHRYRR
- a CDS encoding FAD-dependent oxidoreductase produces the protein MPSYKVKLKCKREIAEETMAFHFEKPEGFIYKAGQFADCTLINPDETDTEGNTRAFSLASAPYEDDLMVATRMRDTAFKRVLKTMELGMEMTLNAPYGSFTLHNNESVPAVFLTGGIGITPVRSIVLQAIHDRVSHRILVFYSNRKPEDAAFLDDLKESRTANPNYTFVGTMTQMEKSSREWHGETGVISKAMLLKFIDDLTFPIYYIDGPPAMVKAIRQILSEAGVDDDNIRTEEFSGY
- a CDS encoding DUF3565 domain-containing protein — encoded protein: MMERSIVGFHQDAEQHWVAELECGHFQHTRHDPPWVNRPWVITPEGRASMMGYKLPCKKCEAGTPPDH